One Candidatus Hydrogenedentota bacterium genomic region harbors:
- a CDS encoding methyltransferase, whose amino-acid sequence MTSRERVKAALNHREPDRVPLDFSGHRSSGIAAMAYPKLRAALGLPPRPVRVYDPIQQLAVLDDDVLDRFGVDTIEMGRGFALEEKDWADWVLPDGTPCLMPVWVNPERDGNRWVIRSVSGRVIAAMPDGAWYFEQTHWPFLESEDLDRLPEEMGESMWCAIASPPGPLAPDSETLAAGARALRENTDRAVIGLFGGNLLEMGQFFYRNDQFLLMLAAEPDRVHAFLDRLMEFHLGNLERFLGAVGKYIDVVVFGDDLGMQNGPQMSPDMYREYFKPRHARLWARAKELADVKVMLHCCGGVRELLPDLIDAGLDAINPVQVVCRGMDAASLKRDFGRDITFWGGGCDTQSILPNATPEEVAEHVLRQVEMLRHGGGFVFQQVHNILANVPAANIIAMFDAVRQAG is encoded by the coding sequence ATGACTTCTCGTGAACGTGTGAAGGCGGCGCTGAACCACCGGGAACCGGACCGGGTGCCGCTGGACTTTTCCGGCCACCGCTCGTCGGGCATCGCCGCCATGGCCTACCCGAAGCTGCGCGCGGCGCTGGGGCTGCCGCCCCGCCCGGTGCGGGTCTACGATCCCATCCAGCAGTTGGCGGTGCTGGACGACGACGTGCTGGACCGCTTTGGCGTGGACACCATCGAGATGGGCCGGGGCTTCGCCCTGGAGGAGAAAGACTGGGCGGACTGGGTGCTGCCCGACGGCACCCCGTGCCTGATGCCCGTGTGGGTTAACCCGGAACGGGACGGCAACCGCTGGGTCATCCGCTCCGTTTCCGGACGCGTCATCGCCGCCATGCCCGACGGCGCCTGGTATTTCGAGCAGACACACTGGCCCTTTCTGGAGTCCGAAGACTTGGACCGGTTGCCCGAGGAGATGGGCGAGTCCATGTGGTGCGCCATCGCCTCGCCGCCGGGTCCCCTCGCGCCGGACAGTGAAACGCTGGCCGCCGGGGCGCGCGCGCTTCGTGAAAACACGGACCGCGCCGTCATCGGCCTCTTCGGCGGCAACCTGCTGGAGATGGGCCAGTTCTTCTACCGGAACGACCAGTTCTTGCTGATGCTCGCGGCGGAGCCGGATCGTGTCCATGCGTTCCTTGACCGGCTCATGGAATTCCATCTGGGAAATCTGGAGCGGTTTCTGGGCGCCGTGGGCAAATACATTGACGTGGTGGTCTTCGGCGACGACCTGGGCATGCAGAACGGCCCGCAGATGTCCCCGGACATGTACCGTGAATATTTTAAGCCCCGCCACGCCCGGTTGTGGGCGCGGGCGAAGGAACTGGCCGACGTGAAGGTGATGCTCCACTGCTGCGGCGGGGTGCGGGAGCTGCTTCCCGACCTGATAGACGCGGGACTCGACGCCATCAACCCCGTCCAGGTTGTGTGCCGTGGCATGGACGCCGCATCGCTCAAGCGGGACTTTGGCCGGGACATCACCTTCTGGGGCGGCGGCTGCGACACGCAGAGCATCCTGCCGAACGCGACGCCGGAGGAGGTGGCGGAGCACGTCCTCCGCCAGGTGGAAATGCTCCGTCACGGCGGCGGCTTCGTCTTCCAGCAGGTCCACAACATTCTGGCCAACGTGCCCGCCGCGAACATCATCGCCATGTTCGACGCGGTCCGGCAGGCAGGGTAG
- a CDS encoding ATP-binding protein, whose amino-acid sequence MIDRPTDKAILAGLLENFPVTAIVGARQTGKTTLAREFQADHHFDLENPRDAAMLSEPQLALEPLDGLIVIDEIQRSPNLFPLIRHLVDTRKTQHYLVLGSASRDLLRQSSESLAGRIAYHELGGFRLGDVGGEQWRRLWLQGGLPRPYCADTPELARQWLDQYIATFLERDIPQLGFNVPAATLRRFWSMLCHYHGQMLNYAEFARSFGVSDMTVRRHIDLLEGTFMVRTLHPWHVNLGKRLVKRPKIYIRDSGLMHALLSIRSAGDLASHNKLGASWEGFAMESAIRLLGKRSGEIFFWATHSGAEVDLFWQEHGKNWAAEIKYTDAPRLTPSMTAAINDLALEHLWVLYPGDRAYPLARNASTLPITSLAADSWPYR is encoded by the coding sequence ATGATTGACCGGCCAACAGACAAAGCCATTCTGGCGGGATTACTGGAAAATTTTCCAGTTACCGCCATTGTCGGAGCCAGGCAGACGGGGAAAACCACGCTTGCACGGGAATTTCAAGCAGACCACCATTTTGATTTGGAAAATCCCCGTGACGCGGCGATGCTGTCTGAACCGCAACTGGCCCTCGAACCTCTCGATGGACTGATTGTGATTGATGAGATTCAGCGCTCCCCCAACCTTTTTCCGTTGATACGGCATTTGGTGGACACAAGAAAGACACAGCATTACCTTGTTTTGGGAAGCGCCTCGCGGGACCTCCTCCGCCAATCATCCGAATCCCTGGCGGGCCGCATTGCATACCATGAACTGGGCGGTTTCCGGCTGGGAGATGTTGGGGGTGAACAGTGGCGGCGGCTTTGGCTGCAGGGAGGACTCCCCCGTCCCTATTGCGCCGACACGCCCGAACTTGCAAGGCAATGGCTTGACCAGTACATCGCCACCTTCCTTGAGCGCGACATCCCGCAATTGGGCTTCAATGTCCCGGCCGCCACGCTTCGGCGATTCTGGTCCATGCTTTGCCACTATCACGGGCAGATGCTTAATTATGCCGAGTTCGCCCGCTCATTCGGCGTTTCCGACATGACGGTGCGCCGTCATATAGACCTTCTTGAGGGCACGTTCATGGTGCGCACACTGCATCCATGGCACGTCAATCTTGGAAAACGGCTGGTCAAGCGCCCCAAGATTTATATCCGTGATTCGGGATTAATGCACGCCCTCCTCTCCATCCGCTCTGCGGGCGACCTCGCCTCCCACAACAAACTCGGCGCCTCGTGGGAGGGTTTCGCCATGGAATCGGCCATCCGTCTTCTGGGCAAACGAAGCGGGGAAATTTTCTTTTGGGCCACACATTCCGGGGCTGAGGTGGACTTGTTCTGGCAGGAGCACGGCAAAAACTGGGCCGCTGAAATTAAGTACACTGACGCTCCCAGGCTTACCCCCTCCATGACTGCGGCGATAAACGACCTTGCGTTGGAACATCTCTGGGTGCTTTACCCGGGTGACCGCGCCTATCCTCTGGCCCGGAATGCCAGCACACTCCCAATAACCTCCCTTGCCGCCGATTCATGGCCATACAGGTGA
- the hemB gene encoding porphobilinogen synthase, protein MEPQPQTRLRRMRRNDTLRRMTRETRLSVDNLIMPLFVRPGSGVRNPIKSMPGQCQFSVDTLAEEARVLADLGIPAVILFGIPEHKDAQGTGAYDKDGIVCRAVAAVKKARPELCVITDVCLCEYTDHGHCGVIKPNRDGAPDVDNDATVKLLVREALAHAHAGADMVAPSDMMDGRVGAMRDALDGAGFADLPLMAYSAKFASSFYGPFRDAAESPPQFGDRRSYQMDPPNAREAMREIELDIDEGADIVMVKPALPYLDILRMAADNFDIPLAAYNVSGEYSMVKAAAANGWLDEQRTALETLTAIHRAGAQMILTYWAKDAAGWLGG, encoded by the coding sequence ATGGAGCCACAACCGCAGACCCGCCTCCGGCGGATGCGCCGCAACGACACCCTGCGCCGGATGACGCGGGAGACGCGCCTGTCCGTGGACAACCTGATCATGCCGCTCTTTGTGCGGCCCGGCTCCGGGGTGCGGAACCCCATCAAGTCCATGCCCGGCCAGTGCCAGTTCAGCGTGGACACCCTGGCGGAGGAGGCGCGGGTTCTGGCGGACCTGGGGATTCCCGCCGTCATCCTCTTCGGCATTCCGGAGCACAAGGACGCCCAGGGCACGGGCGCCTACGACAAGGACGGCATTGTGTGCCGGGCCGTGGCGGCGGTGAAGAAAGCCCGCCCGGAACTCTGTGTCATCACCGACGTGTGCCTCTGCGAGTACACAGACCACGGGCACTGCGGGGTCATCAAACCAAACCGGGACGGCGCGCCGGACGTGGACAATGACGCCACGGTGAAACTGCTGGTGCGGGAGGCGCTGGCCCACGCCCACGCGGGCGCGGACATGGTCGCCCCGTCGGACATGATGGACGGGCGCGTGGGCGCGATGCGCGATGCGCTGGACGGGGCGGGTTTCGCCGACCTGCCCCTCATGGCGTACAGCGCCAAATTCGCCTCGTCGTTCTACGGGCCCTTCCGCGACGCCGCCGAGTCCCCGCCGCAGTTCGGCGACCGCCGCTCCTACCAGATGGACCCGCCCAACGCCCGCGAGGCGATGCGCGAAATCGAGCTGGACATTGACGAGGGCGCGGACATTGTCATGGTCAAGCCCGCCCTGCCCTATCTGGACATCCTCCGCATGGCGGCGGACAATTTCGACATACCCCTGGCGGCGTACAATGTCAGCGGCGAGTATTCCATGGTGAAGGCGGCGGCGGCCAACGGCTGGCTGGACGAGCAGCGCACGGCCCTGGAAACACTCACGGCCATACACCGCGCGGGCGCCCAGATGATTCTGACCTACTGGGCGAAGGACGCGGCGGGATGGCTGGGGGGATAG
- a CDS encoding AAA family ATPase yields the protein MGIIKPDVREQYLINYPEEEEILKPFLQCFSVTWARRRRANNTELSVFFLSPEPFMSDTFGFDQEIMLVYSSYSAIEPRSIQAAESFMSDYPAKGRIEKLTYYFVSEAEDTEKWFHEYTSVNQESRMIIPISSSDISENYADPWFIRNKTGKYLYGRDLFDYRLPLERDTYFFGRSDLATNLYDAIKRSENRGIFGLRKTGKTSLLFKLERMLISDNVAEVLYYDCKLPSIRKLRWNELLNCVCEELAKKYYLKPPISCDEIQIVNEFMRIVKSIKRPALIVFDEIEYISPIAIEDKHWHKDFLDFWQTFWATQSRYRNISAMIAGVNPSVVEMDTVGGIQNPLFGIVSYQYLKGLNFEETRNMIRVLGKRMGIKFDHEGDKYIYERYGGHPLLTRMACSTINNTVKANGENRPVIFSRTRLESEEQLRDAELMFYCRHVVSELKQFYPEEYEMLEMLSSGQIHDYVELASYPEYTKHLESYGLISQDTYRRPVIAIPVIGRYVGLDLARREGRKTLYKVIAKKDRKVWIEKRKQSILGDLKTLENAIEQNKKVSLFGPNSFSEAEKFILINIVDCEGEFRNFINICNKCFVESIEKYGKSIKAENYYWIEIKNNYPSLWQGLQRIKIYRHDSDHLYLNGKTSEEFKILIQQDLEGKKFSEVEDRYFVLQQCVIDGLLTGIHIEISNVT from the coding sequence ATGGGAATTATAAAGCCAGATGTGAGAGAGCAGTATTTAATTAATTATCCGGAAGAAGAGGAGATATTAAAACCGTTTTTACAGTGCTTTTCTGTAACTTGGGCAAGAAGGCGAAGAGCTAATAATACAGAGCTTTCTGTGTTTTTTTTGAGTCCAGAACCATTTATGTCTGATACTTTTGGTTTTGATCAGGAAATAATGCTCGTATATTCAAGTTATTCGGCAATTGAGCCTCGATCAATTCAAGCTGCAGAATCGTTTATGTCGGATTATCCAGCTAAAGGACGTATTGAGAAACTGACTTACTATTTTGTTTCTGAAGCAGAAGATACGGAAAAATGGTTTCATGAATATACATCAGTAAACCAAGAGTCTAGGATGATTATTCCAATTTCTTCCAGCGATATCAGTGAAAATTATGCTGATCCGTGGTTTATACGTAATAAAACCGGTAAATATTTATATGGTCGTGATTTATTTGATTATAGATTACCTTTAGAGCGTGACACATATTTTTTTGGGAGGTCGGATCTTGCCACGAACTTATATGACGCAATTAAAAGGTCTGAAAATAGGGGTATATTTGGTCTTCGAAAGACAGGCAAAACATCACTGCTTTTTAAATTGGAGAGAATGCTTATTTCTGATAATGTTGCTGAAGTGCTGTATTACGATTGCAAACTCCCCTCTATCAGAAAACTTCGTTGGAATGAATTACTAAATTGCGTTTGTGAGGAACTTGCAAAAAAGTATTACTTAAAGCCTCCAATTAGTTGTGATGAAATTCAAATCGTAAACGAATTTATGAGGATTGTAAAATCCATAAAAAGACCAGCCCTAATTGTTTTTGATGAAATAGAGTATATATCTCCGATAGCGATCGAAGATAAGCATTGGCATAAAGATTTTCTTGATTTTTGGCAAACATTTTGGGCTACTCAGAGTAGATATAGAAATATTTCGGCAATGATTGCCGGTGTTAACCCTTCAGTTGTTGAAATGGATACAGTGGGAGGTATTCAAAATCCCTTATTTGGTATAGTTTCTTATCAATATTTAAAGGGTTTAAATTTTGAGGAAACAAGAAATATGATTCGTGTTCTAGGGAAGCGAATGGGTATTAAATTTGATCATGAGGGGGATAAATATATTTATGAAAGGTATGGTGGACATCCTTTATTGACTAGAATGGCCTGTAGTACAATAAACAATACCGTAAAGGCCAATGGAGAGAATAGGCCTGTAATATTTTCTAGAACTAGGCTTGAAAGTGAAGAGCAACTACGTGATGCAGAACTTATGTTCTATTGTAGGCATGTTGTTTCAGAGTTAAAGCAGTTTTATCCAGAAGAATATGAAATGCTTGAAATGTTATCTTCTGGCCAAATACATGACTATGTTGAACTTGCTTCTTATCCGGAGTATACGAAACATTTAGAATCTTATGGTTTAATATCCCAAGATACGTATAGGCGACCAGTTATTGCAATTCCTGTAATTGGAAGATATGTTGGTCTTGACTTAGCAAGACGTGAAGGTAGAAAGACTTTATACAAGGTTATTGCAAAAAAAGATAGAAAAGTTTGGATTGAAAAGAGAAAGCAATCTATTCTTGGTGATCTAAAGACGCTTGAAAATGCTATTGAGCAAAATAAAAAAGTATCATTATTCGGCCCTAATTCTTTTTCAGAAGCAGAAAAGTTCATATTGATAAATATTGTTGATTGCGAGGGGGAATTCAGAAATTTTATAAATATCTGCAACAAATGCTTTGTTGAATCAATTGAGAAATATGGCAAATCAATAAAAGCAGAAAACTATTATTGGATTGAAATTAAAAATAACTATCCCAGCTTGTGGCAAGGTTTGCAAAGAATAAAAATATATCGCCATGATAGCGATCACTTGTATCTTAATGGTAAAACATCGGAAGAATTTAAAATATTAATACAACAAGACTTGGAGGGCAAAAAATTCAGTGAAGTTGAGGATCGTTATTTTGTGCTCCAACAATGTGTGATTGATGGCTTGTTGACGGGAATTCATATTGAAATCAGCAATGTCACATAA
- a CDS encoding DUF4838 domain-containing protein, protein MHSVLLLAILAPLTAVSGVPMVVDGAPAAVIVLPADAAPIAVYAAEELAEHIGKASGARPGILNEPLSPPPGLKAVYVGATQAARDAGIHPEMLAGEESVLRTVDGNLFIVGNDGPGDPLSFGNTRSGTLWGVYEILERDLGVRWLWPGELGTQIPHARDISIPPLDETVTPRFLVRSQRPGLGRHGFTEGNERMSFTTENAARYGHDQTVFLRRHRMGCSENSHRAQRRSGGGHAFTGWWERYGAEHPEWFQMLPDGRRGPEDPMRPDRMSMCVSSPGLHAKVVELWMEERAKHPGEPVNIDLSENDGSAFCVCDACRAWDGPPPDTAGLPPGLERSFEPVQAGTRYARFAKEVHRLASAIDSEVKVIYYAYLNYFWAPPQPFEMSPNIIIEFVPWFRWAGWFPRTDAEHEWIKEQWLGWRRTGVSIHYRPNWFLDGYTMPLVYMHQFGDAFQFYARNGMIGTDFDSLQGQWAAQGPNLYLLSRIHVRPEMPVEDLLEEYYAAFGPAAGEVKAYFTYWEDYAIGNSPRAAEAIRSRRDGHFRRYALYALVADELYPAEVFPPAEAILAKALEAAGADADPVYAERVRFLQQGLAHAKQCVATASVVNSPDATMAEKKAAIAELVRMRRSLEHTNIANMDRAAIIEADSWKEIEGLFEP, encoded by the coding sequence ATGCATTCGGTCCTTCTGCTGGCTATCCTCGCGCCGCTGACAGCGGTTTCCGGTGTTCCGATGGTTGTGGACGGCGCGCCCGCCGCGGTCATTGTCCTGCCTGCGGACGCCGCGCCCATCGCCGTGTATGCGGCGGAGGAGTTGGCGGAGCACATCGGGAAGGCTTCGGGGGCGCGGCCCGGCATCCTGAACGAGCCCCTTTCCCCGCCGCCGGGCTTGAAGGCCGTGTATGTGGGCGCGACACAGGCCGCGCGGGACGCGGGCATCCATCCGGAAATGCTGGCCGGTGAGGAGTCGGTCCTGCGCACCGTTGACGGCAACCTTTTCATTGTCGGTAATGACGGGCCGGGGGACCCGCTGAGTTTTGGCAACACCCGCAGCGGCACGCTTTGGGGCGTGTATGAAATCCTGGAGCGGGATCTCGGTGTGCGCTGGCTGTGGCCGGGGGAACTGGGCACACAGATCCCCCACGCCCGCGACATCAGCATTCCCCCGCTGGACGAGACGGTCACACCGCGATTTCTGGTGCGCAGCCAGCGGCCCGGCCTGGGACGGCATGGTTTCACCGAGGGAAACGAGCGCATGTCCTTCACAACGGAGAATGCCGCCCGCTACGGCCACGACCAGACGGTGTTTCTCCGCAGACACCGCATGGGCTGCTCGGAGAACAGCCATCGTGCCCAGCGGCGTTCCGGCGGCGGCCATGCCTTCACCGGCTGGTGGGAGCGTTACGGCGCGGAGCATCCCGAGTGGTTCCAGATGCTCCCCGACGGGCGCCGCGGCCCTGAGGACCCGATGCGTCCTGACCGGATGTCCATGTGCGTGTCCAGCCCAGGTCTGCATGCCAAGGTCGTGGAACTGTGGATGGAGGAGCGGGCAAAGCATCCCGGCGAACCGGTCAACATAGACCTCAGCGAGAACGACGGCTCGGCGTTTTGCGTCTGTGACGCGTGCCGCGCGTGGGACGGCCCGCCGCCGGACACCGCCGGGCTGCCGCCGGGGCTGGAGCGCTCCTTCGAGCCGGTGCAGGCGGGCACCCGCTACGCCCGCTTCGCCAAAGAAGTGCACCGTCTGGCCTCCGCCATAGACTCGGAGGTCAAGGTGATCTACTACGCCTACCTGAACTATTTCTGGGCGCCACCGCAACCTTTCGAGATGTCCCCGAACATCATCATCGAGTTTGTGCCGTGGTTCCGGTGGGCGGGATGGTTCCCCCGCACGGACGCCGAGCACGAGTGGATAAAAGAGCAGTGGCTGGGCTGGCGGCGCACCGGCGTTTCCATTCATTACCGGCCCAACTGGTTCCTCGACGGCTACACCATGCCCCTGGTCTACATGCACCAGTTCGGCGACGCCTTCCAGTTCTACGCGCGCAACGGCATGATTGGCACGGATTTCGACTCGCTCCAGGGGCAGTGGGCCGCGCAGGGGCCCAACCTCTACCTGCTCTCGCGCATCCATGTTCGCCCCGAAATGCCCGTGGAGGACCTTCTGGAAGAGTACTATGCGGCTTTCGGCCCCGCCGCCGGAGAGGTGAAGGCCTACTTCACCTATTGGGAGGACTACGCAATCGGCAACAGCCCCCGCGCAGCCGAGGCCATCCGCTCCCGCCGCGACGGGCATTTCCGCCGCTACGCCCTCTACGCGCTGGTGGCGGACGAGTTGTATCCCGCTGAAGTGTTCCCACCCGCTGAGGCCATCCTTGCGAAAGCGTTGGAGGCAGCCGGGGCCGATGCCGACCCGGTCTATGCGGAGCGCGTCCGCTTCCTCCAGCAGGGCCTTGCCCACGCCAAACAGTGCGTCGCCACCGCGTCCGTGGTCAACAGCCCGGACGCTACCATGGCCGAGAAAAAAGCCGCCATCGCCGAACTGGTGAGGATGCGCCGCAGTCTGGAGCACACCAATATCGCCAACATGGACCGTGCGGCCATCATCGAGGCCGACAGTTGGAAGGAAATCGAAGGGCTCTTCGAGCCGTAG
- a CDS encoding sodium:solute symporter, with protein MTSVDLWMIAGYFLLVFLLGFWYQRRAAQNLDAYFLGGRKMHWSLLAMSGSVSNFDITGTMWIVSMLFLMGMRSMWIHSMWGVMMGAFFMAYMGKWVRRSKVMTGAEWMLTRFGGGPGGKAARMTSALVAVVTMCGMIGYDFQGIGKFAHVYIPGVHPHLLALAIMGATTLYVMAGGLYSVVITDVFQTVVLTVAALCIAVIAYRHVSPDSLAAALPADWASLTPKWRLEEFAGTENAGYELFGMLLIVWIAKGLLLNAGGPGGMYEFQRFLAARDARDAAKVGAAWSLFMIVRWAMAMGIALLAMTAFADLHDPEQAMPSVLHRFVPPGLMGIVMAGLLSAFMSTFSSTVNSGASYLVRDFWQPYFAKNDDGRLLIWVSYAATVIVVVLGIFIGFQARSIAQIWEWLMTALGAGVIIPNVLRWYWWRMNGWGYAAGAAAGTLLAFVPLLLPESYPMYIVFPPIVAGSLLATVAGTLLTPAVPMESLAAFYRNVRPFGLWGPVRAVAGLSPAETADPRESAARALLNTLLGMVAVTGLYLAPMYLVGHWHGRALACLAAAAAAMTALVFTWYRYLPARETE; from the coding sequence ATGACATCCGTTGACCTGTGGATGATAGCGGGGTACTTCCTGCTCGTGTTTCTGCTGGGTTTCTGGTACCAGCGGCGGGCCGCGCAGAATCTGGACGCCTATTTCCTGGGCGGCCGGAAAATGCACTGGTCCCTGCTGGCCATGTCCGGCTCCGTGTCCAATTTCGACATCACGGGCACCATGTGGATCGTGTCCATGCTCTTTCTCATGGGCATGCGCTCCATGTGGATTCACTCGATGTGGGGCGTCATGATGGGCGCCTTCTTCATGGCGTACATGGGCAAGTGGGTGCGCCGCTCGAAAGTCATGACCGGCGCGGAATGGATGCTCACCCGTTTCGGCGGCGGCCCCGGCGGCAAGGCCGCCCGCATGACCTCCGCGCTTGTGGCCGTGGTCACCATGTGCGGCATGATCGGCTACGACTTCCAGGGCATCGGCAAGTTCGCCCACGTCTACATCCCCGGCGTGCACCCGCACCTGCTGGCCCTGGCCATCATGGGGGCCACCACGCTCTATGTGATGGCGGGGGGGCTCTACAGCGTGGTAATCACGGACGTGTTCCAGACGGTGGTGCTCACCGTGGCGGCCCTGTGCATCGCCGTCATCGCCTACCGGCACGTCTCTCCGGACTCGCTGGCCGCGGCCCTGCCCGCCGACTGGGCCTCCCTCACGCCGAAATGGCGGCTGGAGGAGTTTGCGGGCACGGAAAACGCCGGGTATGAGCTCTTCGGCATGTTGCTCATCGTGTGGATTGCCAAGGGCCTGCTGCTGAACGCGGGCGGGCCGGGCGGCATGTACGAGTTCCAGCGTTTCCTCGCCGCGCGCGACGCGCGGGACGCGGCCAAGGTGGGCGCGGCGTGGAGCCTGTTCATGATCGTGCGCTGGGCCATGGCCATGGGCATCGCCCTGCTGGCCATGACCGCCTTCGCCGATCTCCACGACCCCGAGCAGGCCATGCCCTCCGTCCTGCACCGATTTGTGCCGCCCGGGCTGATGGGCATTGTCATGGCCGGGCTGCTCTCAGCCTTCATGTCCACCTTCAGCTCCACGGTGAACAGCGGGGCCTCCTATCTGGTCCGCGATTTCTGGCAGCCGTACTTCGCCAAAAACGACGATGGGCGGCTGCTCATCTGGGTGAGCTACGCGGCCACAGTCATCGTGGTGGTCCTGGGCATTTTCATCGGGTTTCAGGCGAGGTCCATCGCCCAGATTTGGGAGTGGCTCATGACTGCCCTGGGCGCGGGGGTCATCATCCCGAACGTGCTGCGCTGGTACTGGTGGCGCATGAACGGCTGGGGCTACGCAGCGGGCGCGGCGGCGGGCACCCTGCTGGCCTTCGTGCCGCTGCTGCTGCCGGAATCGTATCCCATGTACATTGTGTTCCCGCCCATCGTGGCGGGTTCCCTGCTGGCCACGGTGGCGGGCACCCTGCTCACCCCGGCGGTGCCGATGGAGAGCCTTGCGGCGTTCTACCGCAACGTGCGCCCCTTCGGCCTGTGGGGGCCCGTCCGGGCCGTCGCGGGACTCTCCCCGGCGGAGACCGCCGACCCCCGCGAAAGCGCGGCCCGCGCCCTGCTGAACACCCTGCTGGGCATGGTCGCCGTCACGGGGCTCTACCTTGCGCCCATGTACCTCGTGGGGCACTGGCACGGGCGCGCGCTGGCCTGCCTGGCCGCCGCCGCCGCCGCCATGACCGCGCTGGTCTTCACTTGGTATCGTTATCTCCCCGCGCGGGAAACGGAATGA
- the galK gene encoding galactokinase encodes MSISRSSIVQAFEKRFGAAPEVVVRAPGRVNIIGEHTDYNHGFVLPMAIERETVIAARRRNDRLLQACAENLDCETTANLDHRVRNAVEPWIDYIIGVADELAMEGRPLCGADLLIEGDVPIGCGLSSSAALEMAALCMFEQFGGFRMEGAAAARLGQRVENRFLGLSTGIMDQFISRCGRAGHGLFLDCRTFEYELVPIAFADAVFVIANTACPRGLTSSKYNERVAECGEAVQALQKGVRPDGTHLRDYTLAELDACREGMSPTAYRRARHVITENDRTVAACAAMRAGNTALLGELMTASDHSLREDYEVTNAELDAMTAIARELPGCMGARMTGAGFGGCTINLVAVDAAEDFAAALMARYTDATGRTGEVILSNPVDGAGVMG; translated from the coding sequence ATGTCCATTTCGCGTTCGAGCATTGTCCAGGCCTTTGAGAAACGTTTCGGCGCGGCCCCCGAGGTGGTGGTGCGCGCACCGGGCCGCGTGAACATCATCGGCGAGCACACGGACTACAACCACGGCTTTGTGCTGCCCATGGCCATCGAGCGGGAGACGGTCATCGCCGCGCGCCGCAGAAATGACCGCCTCCTCCAGGCCTGCGCGGAAAACCTGGATTGCGAGACCACCGCAAACCTCGACCACCGCGTCCGGAACGCGGTGGAGCCTTGGATTGACTACATCATCGGCGTGGCGGACGAGCTGGCGATGGAGGGCAGGCCGCTCTGCGGCGCGGACCTCCTCATCGAGGGCGATGTCCCCATCGGCTGCGGACTGAGCAGCTCCGCCGCGCTGGAAATGGCCGCCCTGTGCATGTTTGAGCAGTTTGGCGGATTCCGGATGGAGGGCGCCGCCGCCGCCCGCCTGGGACAGCGCGTGGAGAACCGCTTCCTCGGCCTCAGCACGGGCATCATGGACCAGTTCATCTCGCGCTGCGGCAGGGCCGGGCACGGCCTCTTCCTCGACTGCCGCACCTTTGAATACGAACTCGTCCCCATCGCCTTCGCGGACGCGGTATTCGTCATCGCCAACACCGCCTGCCCGCGCGGCCTGACCAGTTCCAAGTACAACGAGCGGGTCGCCGAGTGCGGCGAGGCCGTCCAGGCGCTCCAAAAGGGGGTCCGCCCGGACGGCACCCACCTGCGCGACTACACCCTGGCGGAACTGGACGCCTGCCGGGAGGGCATGAGCCCCACGGCGTACCGCCGCGCGCGGCATGTCATCACCGAGAACGACCGCACCGTGGCCGCCTGCGCCGCCATGCGCGCCGGGAACACCGCCCTGCTCGGCGAACTCATGACCGCCTCGGACCACAGCCTCCGCGAGGACTACGAGGTCACCAACGCCGAACTGGACGCCATGACCGCCATTGCCCGTGAACTGCCCGGTTGCATGGGCGCCCGCATGACCGGCGCGGGCTTCGGCGGCTGCACCATCAACCTCGTCGCGGTGGACGCCGCCGAGGACTTCGCCGCCGCGCTCATGGCCCGCTACACCGACGCCACCGGACGCACGGGCGAGGTCATCCTATCCAATCCCGTGGACGGCGCGGGGGTGATGGGGTAG